The region TCGCGGCGATGATTTTGCTGGTCGCCATCGTGGCCGCCATCGTATTGACGATGCGAGGCCCCCGGCAGACGAAGGCGCAGCGGCCGAGCGAGCAAGTGGCGGTCCGGCGCGAGGATCGAGTCCGCCTCGTCAAGATGCCGGCGCACAAACGGCAACCCGTGTCCGAAGCGCCGGCCGAGCCCGCACAATTAGAACCCTAAGGGATTCGACGCAGCCAATGCCAGCGCTCTCGGATTTTCTCGTCCTCGGGGCCATTCTTTTTTGCTTGAGCGTGGCGGGCATCTTTATCAATCGTAAAAACGTGATCATCTTGCTCATGTGTATCGAGCTGATGCTGCTCGCGGTCAACATGAACTTCATCGCGTTTTCCCATTTCCTGGGGAATATGGCCGGGCAAGTCTTCGTTTTCTTTATACTCACGGTGGCGGCCGCGGAGTCCGCCATCGGACTTGCGATCCTGGTGGTGCTGTTTCGCAACCGTAACACCATCAATGTCGACGATTTAAACCGGTTGAACGGTTAGCCGTATGCGGGGTGTCTATCTGGGCGTGGTCTTGGCGCCGCTTATCGGAGCGCTCATCGCCGGTGTCTTCGGCCAGAGGATCGGCCGGGTCTGGGCCCATCGTGTGACGATCGGCGGCGTTGCACTCGCCTTTTTTCTCTCGCTGCTCGGATTCAAGGACATCGTCATCGACGGAGAGCCGGCCTTCAACCAGGCGGTCTATACCTGGTTGAGCAGCGACGGTCTCAATTTTCAGATCGGGTTTCTCATCGACAAGCTCTCGGTCACGATGATGGTGGTGGTGAGCTTCGTCTCCTGGATGATCCACATCTACACCATCGGGTACATGCACGACGATCCGGGTTACCAGCGCTTCTTCAGCTACATCGCGCTCTTTACCTTCGGCATGCTGATGCTGGTGATGGCCAATAATTTCCTACAACTTTTCTTCGGCTGGGAAACCGTGGGCTTGGTGTCTTATCTCCTGATCGGCTTTTGGTATAAGCGCGAGTCGGCCATTCAGGCCAATCTCAAGGCGTTTTTGGTCAATCGCGTGGGGGATCTCGGTTTTTTGCTCGGGATCGCAGCCATCTTGACGCACTTCGATTCGCTCGACTATTGGGAGGTGTTTCGGCAAGCACCTAGCCTCGCCAACGAGACGGTGCAAATCGGCGCGCACACCGAATGGCCGTTGATGACGCTGATTTGCATCCTGCTCTTTATCGGCGCGATGGGAAAATCCGCCCAGGTTCCGTTGCACGTGTGGCTCCCGGACTCGATGGAAGGCCCTACCCCGATCTCGGCGCTGATTCACGCGGCCACGATGGTGACCGCCGGGATCTTCATGGTGGCGCGCATGTCGCCGCTCTTCGAGCTCTCGGAGACGGCCTTGAGCGTGGTGCTCGTCATCGGGGCGATCACGGCTTTTTCCATGGGGCTCTTGGGACTGGTGCAGAACGATATCAAACGCGTGATCGCCTATTCGACGCTCTCTCAGCTCGGTTATATGACCGTCGCGCTCGGGGCTTCGGCTTATGCGGCCGCCATCTTTCATCTCATGACGCACGCGTTCTTCAAGGCGCTGCTGTTCCTGGCCGCGGGCTCGGTGATCATCGGCCTGCATCACGAGCAGGACATCCGCAAGATGGGCGGCTTGTACCGCTATATGCCGATCACTTGGATCACCTCGGTGATCGGGACGCTCGCGCTGATAGGCTTCCCGGGGATGTCGGGATTTTTCTCGAAGGACGCGATCATTGAAGCCGTGCACCACTCGGACTTGCCGGGCGCGGGCTTCGCGTATCTCGCGGTCTTGGGCGGAGTCTTCGTGACCTCCCTCTATAGCTTCCGTCTTTTATTCATGGTCTTCCATGGTAGCGAGCGGCTCGACCCCCATGCGAAGGCGCATCTGCACGAATCCCCGCGGGTTGTTACCGGCCCGCTCATCATGCTGGCCATACCTTCAGTGGTGATTGGGGCCATTGCCATCGCCCCGATGCTGTTCGGAGCGTATTTCGGGCCGGCTATTCACGTGCTGCCGGCACACGATG is a window of Pseudomonadota bacterium DNA encoding:
- the nuoK gene encoding NADH-quinone oxidoreductase subunit NuoK, translated to MPALSDFLVLGAILFCLSVAGIFINRKNVIILLMCIELMLLAVNMNFIAFSHFLGNMAGQVFVFFILTVAAAESAIGLAILVVLFRNRNTINVDDLNRLNG
- the nuoL gene encoding NADH-quinone oxidoreductase subunit L, whose product is MRGVYLGVVLAPLIGALIAGVFGQRIGRVWAHRVTIGGVALAFFLSLLGFKDIVIDGEPAFNQAVYTWLSSDGLNFQIGFLIDKLSVTMMVVVSFVSWMIHIYTIGYMHDDPGYQRFFSYIALFTFGMLMLVMANNFLQLFFGWETVGLVSYLLIGFWYKRESAIQANLKAFLVNRVGDLGFLLGIAAILTHFDSLDYWEVFRQAPSLANETVQIGAHTEWPLMTLICILLFIGAMGKSAQVPLHVWLPDSMEGPTPISALIHAATMVTAGIFMVARMSPLFELSETALSVVLVIGAITAFSMGLLGLVQNDIKRVIAYSTLSQLGYMTVALGASAYAAAIFHLMTHAFFKALLFLAAGSVIIGLHHEQDIRKMGGLYRYMPITWITSVIGTLALIGFPGMSGFFSKDAIIEAVHHSDLPGAGFAYLAVLGGVFVTSLYSFRLLFMVFHGSERLDPHAKAHLHESPRVVTGPLIMLAIPSVVIGAIAIAPMLFGAYFGPAIHVLPAHDVLGRMGGEYHGLFAFVAHGFTAMPFLLGLAGFGTAWMCYLYRPELPALVADRFKPVYRILVRKYGFDDFNELVFGGGARGTGRALWQLGDVRIIDGFFINGSARLVGWFSGVVRHTQSGYLYHYAFAMILGLLSLLGYFVYGWGK